Proteins from a single region of Sphingomonas swuensis:
- a CDS encoding MaoC family dehydratase, protein MPGRFFDEWEVGHSVAHALRRTVTETDNLLISTLTHNPQPLHLDAEAAAATEFGRILVNSCFTFSLLVGASVADTTEGVLVANLGFDEVRLPSPVFIGDTIHFESECVALRPSNSRPTAGLVTWAHRAINQRGETVCTMKRTALISKRPAQ, encoded by the coding sequence ATGCCCGGACGCTTCTTTGACGAGTGGGAGGTCGGCCATTCGGTCGCCCACGCCCTCCGCCGCACGGTCACCGAGACCGACAATCTGCTGATCTCGACGCTGACCCACAACCCGCAACCGCTGCACCTCGACGCCGAGGCCGCCGCGGCGACCGAGTTCGGTCGGATCCTCGTCAACAGCTGCTTCACCTTCAGTCTGCTGGTCGGCGCCTCGGTCGCCGACACGACCGAGGGCGTGCTCGTCGCCAACCTCGGCTTCGATGAGGTGCGCCTGCCCTCGCCCGTCTTCATCGGCGACACAATTCATTTCGAGAGCGAGTGCGTGGCGCTCCGCCCCAGCAACTCGCGCCCGACCGCCGGCCTCGTCACCTGGGCGCATCGCGCGATCAACCAGCGCGGCGAGACCGTTTGCACGATGAAGCGCACCGCGCTCATCAGCAAGCGCCCCGCCCAATGA
- a CDS encoding NAD(P)-dependent alcohol dehydrogenase, whose translation MPTIARGYGTDAADQPLRAMEFERRDLRPDDVAIKITHAGICHSDLHTARSDWKGTHYPCVPGHEIVGTVTEVGADVTKHQVGDTVAVGCMVDSCMKCDQCLEGWEVFCREGNVGTYNGKDRHDGSITKGGYSDHIVVRDHFVCKVPQGMDVARVAPLLCAGITTYSPLRQYGVGEGSKVAVVGLGGLGHMGVKLAVAMGAHVTIITTTPEKGEDARALGAHDVIVSTDKAQMKAARTRFDFILNTIPVSHEIDGYLQLLGRSGRMVIVGALNEMPGFVGANLIFWNRAVGGSAIGGIPETQEMLDFCAANDIYPECEHIAIEQVNDAYERLLKNDVRYRFVIDMEQPA comes from the coding sequence ATGCCCACCATCGCCAGGGGCTATGGCACCGACGCCGCCGACCAACCCCTTCGCGCCATGGAGTTCGAGCGCCGCGACCTCCGTCCCGACGACGTTGCGATCAAGATCACCCACGCCGGGATCTGCCACTCGGACCTCCACACCGCCCGCAGCGACTGGAAGGGCACCCATTACCCCTGCGTTCCCGGCCACGAGATCGTCGGCACCGTCACCGAGGTCGGCGCGGACGTCACCAAGCATCAGGTCGGCGACACCGTCGCGGTCGGCTGCATGGTCGACAGCTGCATGAAGTGCGACCAGTGCCTCGAAGGCTGGGAAGTCTTCTGCCGCGAAGGCAATGTCGGCACCTATAACGGCAAGGACCGCCACGACGGCTCGATCACCAAGGGCGGCTATTCCGACCATATCGTCGTTCGCGATCATTTCGTCTGCAAGGTGCCGCAGGGCATGGACGTCGCCCGTGTCGCACCGCTGCTCTGCGCCGGGATCACCACTTATTCGCCGCTTCGCCAATATGGCGTCGGCGAGGGCAGCAAGGTCGCGGTCGTCGGCCTCGGCGGGCTTGGCCACATGGGAGTCAAGCTCGCGGTCGCGATGGGCGCGCACGTCACCATCATCACCACGACGCCCGAGAAGGGCGAGGACGCCCGGGCGCTGGGCGCGCATGACGTCATCGTCTCGACCGACAAGGCGCAGATGAAGGCGGCGCGCACCCGCTTCGACTTCATCCTCAACACCATCCCCGTCAGCCACGAGATCGACGGCTATCTCCAGCTGCTCGGTCGCTCGGGCCGGATGGTGATCGTCGGCGCGCTGAACGAGATGCCCGGCTTCGTCGGTGCCAACCTCATCTTCTGGAACCGCGCGGTCGGCGGTTCGGCGATCGGTGGCATCCCTGAAACCCAGGAGATGCTCGACTTCTGCGCGGCGAACGACATCTATCCCGAGTGCGAGCATATCGCGATCGAACAGGTGAACGACGCCTACGAGCGACTGCTCAAGAACGACGTCCGCTACCGCTTCGTCATCGACATGGAGCAGCCCGCCTGA
- a CDS encoding CoA ester lyase: MSREPRSWLFVPADSEKKIARALESAADALIFDLEDSVAPSEKARARDILRGLPARSGGPQWWVRINPLRTEEHRLDLELLGSADIHGLVLPKAESGADITELAHRTGSIPIHAIVTETAASLFGLLSYRDVPSSPLAAMSWGAEDLSAALGAASKTDGKGRLTFPYQLARTLCLAGATAAGVQPIDGVFADFRDEPGLIDEALDAARDGFTGKLAIHPAQVAPINAAFTPTDEQILHARSIVDAFAADPSAGVLSVNGRMVDKPHLIQARRTLDRAGD, from the coding sequence ATGAGCCGCGAGCCGCGCAGCTGGCTGTTCGTCCCCGCCGACAGCGAGAAGAAGATCGCCCGAGCGCTCGAAAGCGCCGCCGACGCCCTCATCTTCGACCTTGAGGACAGCGTGGCCCCGTCCGAAAAGGCGCGCGCCCGCGACATCCTTAGAGGGCTCCCCGCGCGCTCGGGAGGTCCGCAATGGTGGGTCCGGATCAATCCGCTGCGGACCGAGGAGCATCGCCTCGACCTCGAGCTGCTCGGCTCGGCGGACATCCACGGCCTCGTCCTCCCCAAGGCCGAGAGCGGCGCCGACATCACCGAGCTTGCGCACCGCACCGGCTCGATCCCGATCCACGCCATCGTCACCGAGACCGCCGCCTCGCTGTTCGGCCTGCTCTCCTATCGCGACGTGCCCTCCTCCCCGCTGGCTGCCATGAGCTGGGGCGCCGAGGACCTGTCCGCCGCGCTCGGAGCCGCTTCCAAGACGGACGGCAAGGGCCGGCTTACCTTCCCCTATCAGCTCGCCCGGACCCTCTGCCTCGCGGGTGCCACCGCCGCCGGGGTGCAGCCGATCGACGGGGTCTTCGCCGACTTTCGCGACGAGCCCGGCCTGATCGACGAGGCGCTCGATGCCGCCCGCGACGGCTTCACCGGCAAGCTCGCCATCCACCCCGCGCAGGTCGCTCCGATCAACGCGGCCTTCACCCCGACCGACGAACAGATCCTTCACGCGCGTTCGATCGTTGATGCCTTTGCCGCCGATCCCTCGGCTGGAGTGTTGAGCGTGAACGGCCGAATGGTCGACAAACCCCACCTCATCCAGGCCCGGCGAACGCTGGACCGCGCAGGAGACTGA
- a CDS encoding transketolase yields the protein MPTDLAALATLEERLRFLASWIIHHANHVRDSNDGLKVGGHQASSASMSAILTALYFDALGPNDRVAVKPHAGPVLHAIHYLLGGQDQATLENFRGFGGAQSYPSRTKDRIPVDFSTGSVGLGVAITLFASLVQDWLSARDALPQDKRGRFVALMGDAELDEGNIYEALIEGHKHDVRNLWWIVDYNRQSLDATSADRMFERFDDIFRTCGWRVVELRHGKKLTAALGSAPIIREWLEALPNADHSALLYQGGAAWRARVQKDLGDSAAPFLAAHDDDQLATLFSDLGGHCMASLTEAFAAARDDVPTVFIAWTVKGYGLPFAGHKDNHAGLMNPTQFAAYRDGLGIAEGQEWSPLDALGGNARAGVEALIDGTKVRRSKEPRNFTSWAVPPLPTPSGEEQSTQAAFGRILLDLAKSGHPLADRILTTSPDVTVSTNLGAFVNSRGLFHRRGIKDVFAEARIPSAQKWAAKDAGQHVELGIAESNLFLMLAAAGLSGDLFGHRLAPIGTLYDPFIARGLDSLNYGCYQDARFLLVATPSGLTLGPEGGAHQSINPPLIALGQPGLRHYEPAFADELALFMGEAFRLIDDPQGESTYLRLSTRNVRQLERASDDWQSDALAGGYWLREPAGDCAIVAMGAVMPEALAAWEELSADLPGLGLLSVTSPNLLHRGWSQGQATRWSGARSPSHVETLLSKLGPGGRLVTLCDAAPASLSWLGGVVGQRVAPLGVDRFGQTGSLADLYAEYRLDGEAITEAVAELLIP from the coding sequence ATGCCGACCGATCTCGCCGCCCTTGCGACCCTCGAAGAACGCCTCCGCTTCCTCGCTTCTTGGATCATCCACCACGCCAACCACGTCCGCGACAGCAATGACGGGCTGAAGGTCGGCGGGCACCAGGCCTCGAGCGCCTCGATGAGCGCGATCCTGACCGCCCTCTACTTCGACGCGCTCGGGCCCAACGACCGGGTCGCGGTCAAGCCGCACGCCGGCCCCGTCCTTCACGCCATCCATTATCTGCTCGGCGGGCAGGACCAGGCGACGCTGGAGAACTTCCGCGGCTTCGGCGGCGCGCAAAGCTATCCCAGCCGGACCAAGGACCGGATCCCGGTCGACTTCTCCACCGGCTCGGTCGGCCTCGGGGTCGCCATCACTTTGTTCGCCAGCCTCGTCCAGGACTGGCTCTCCGCCCGCGACGCGCTCCCGCAGGACAAGCGCGGGCGCTTCGTGGCGCTGATGGGCGATGCCGAGCTCGACGAGGGCAACATCTACGAGGCGCTGATCGAGGGCCACAAGCACGACGTCCGCAACCTGTGGTGGATCGTCGACTACAATCGCCAGAGCCTCGACGCGACCAGCGCCGACCGCATGTTCGAGCGGTTCGACGACATCTTCCGGACCTGCGGCTGGCGGGTGGTCGAGCTTCGCCACGGCAAGAAGCTCACCGCAGCGCTGGGGTCCGCCCCGATAATCAGGGAATGGCTCGAAGCCCTTCCCAATGCCGACCACAGCGCGCTCCTCTACCAGGGCGGCGCGGCTTGGCGGGCACGCGTGCAGAAGGACCTCGGCGATAGTGCAGCGCCCTTCCTCGCGGCCCATGACGACGACCAGCTCGCGACCCTCTTCAGCGACCTCGGCGGCCACTGCATGGCGAGCCTCACCGAGGCCTTCGCCGCGGCGCGGGACGATGTCCCCACCGTCTTCATCGCCTGGACCGTCAAGGGCTACGGCCTGCCCTTCGCCGGCCACAAGGACAATCATGCGGGCCTGATGAACCCGACCCAGTTCGCCGCCTATCGCGACGGGCTCGGCATCGCCGAGGGACAGGAATGGTCCCCGCTCGATGCGCTCGGCGGCAATGCCCGCGCCGGCGTCGAAGCCCTCATCGACGGGACCAAAGTCCGGCGTTCCAAGGAGCCACGCAACTTCACCAGCTGGGCCGTCCCGCCCCTTCCCACCCCCTCGGGCGAGGAACAGAGCACGCAGGCCGCCTTCGGCCGAATCCTCCTCGACCTCGCCAAGTCGGGGCACCCGCTCGCCGACCGGATCCTGACCACCTCGCCCGACGTCACCGTCTCGACCAACCTCGGCGCCTTCGTGAACAGTCGCGGGCTGTTTCACCGCCGCGGCATCAAGGACGTGTTCGCCGAAGCCAGGATCCCTTCCGCGCAGAAATGGGCGGCGAAAGACGCCGGCCAGCATGTCGAGCTCGGGATCGCCGAGTCCAACCTCTTCCTGATGCTCGCCGCCGCAGGCCTGTCGGGCGACCTCTTCGGTCATCGCCTCGCGCCCATCGGCACGCTCTACGATCCGTTTATTGCCCGCGGTCTCGATAGCCTCAACTACGGCTGCTACCAGGATGCCCGCTTCCTCCTCGTCGCCACCCCGTCAGGCCTGACCCTCGGGCCCGAGGGCGGCGCGCACCAGTCGATCAACCCGCCGCTGATCGCCTTGGGCCAGCCAGGCCTGCGCCACTACGAGCCTGCCTTCGCCGACGAGCTGGCGCTGTTCATGGGCGAGGCATTCCGCCTGATCGACGACCCGCAGGGCGAATCGACCTACCTCCGCCTCTCGACCCGCAACGTCCGCCAGCTGGAGCGTGCGTCCGACGACTGGCAGTCCGACGCACTCGCCGGCGGCTACTGGCTGCGCGAGCCCGCAGGCGACTGCGCGATCGTCGCAATGGGCGCGGTGATGCCCGAGGCGCTCGCCGCCTGGGAGGAGCTCTCCGCCGACCTTCCCGGGCTCGGTCTGCTGTCGGTCACCAGCCCCAATCTCCTTCATCGCGGCTGGAGCCAGGGGCAGGCGACCCGATGGTCTGGCGCGCGCAGCCCGAGCCATGTCGAGACCCTGCTGTCGAAGCTCGGACCCGGCGGCCGGCTGGTCACCCTGTGCGATGCCGCGCCCGCCTCGCTTTCATGGCTCGGCGGCGTGGTCGGCCAGCGCGTCGCCCCGCTCGGGGTCGATCGCTTCGGCCAGACCGGAAGCCTCGCCGACCTCTATGCCGAATACAGGCTCGACGGCGAGGCGATCACCGAAGCCGTGGCGGAGTTGCTCATCCCCTGA